From Vigna unguiculata cultivar IT97K-499-35 chromosome 5, ASM411807v1, whole genome shotgun sequence, the proteins below share one genomic window:
- the LOC114183124 gene encoding ER lumen protein-retaining receptor, protein MNIFRLAGDMTHLASVLVLLLKIHTIKSCAGVSLKTQELYALVFACRYLDIFTNYVSLYNTVMKLIFLGSSFSIVWYMRYHKVVRRSYDKDQDTFRHYFLVLPCLVLALLINERFTFKEVMWTFSLYLEAVAILPQLVLLQRTRNIDNLTGQYVFLLGAYRGLYILNWIYRYFTEPHFVHWITWISGLVQTLLYADFFYYYFQSWKNNQKLHLPA, encoded by the exons ATGAATATTTTCAGGTTAGCTGGGGACATGACCCATTTGGCCAGCGTCCTCGTCCTCCTCCTCAAGATCCACACCATCAAGTCCTGCGCCG GTGTCTCATTGAAGACTCAAGAACTCTATGCACTTGTTTTTGCTTGTCGCTACTTAGATATCTTTACTAATTACGTATCTCTCTATAATACTGTTATGAAGTTGATATTCTTGGGAAGCTCATTTTCTATAGTGTGGTACATGAGGTATCACAAGGTTGTTCGTAGATCATATGACAAAGATCAAGATACCTTTCGCCATTACTTTCTTGTATTGCCCTGCTTAGTATTGGCCCTATTAATCAATGAGAGATTCACATTTAAGGAG GTGATGTGGACATTTTCCCTTTATTTGGAAGCTGTTGCTATACTTCCTCAACTAGTACTTTTACAGAGAACTAGAAATATTGACAATTTGACTGGACAATATGTCTTTCTTCTTGG TGCATACAGAGGACTATACATTCTCAACTGGATCTATCGCTACTTTACTGAGCCCCACTTTGTCCATTGGATAA CATGGATTTCTGGCCTTGTTCAAACACTGCTCTATGCTGATTTCTTCTATTACTATTTCCAAAG CTGGAAGAACAACCAAAAGCTTCATTTGCCAGCGTGA